The following nucleotide sequence is from Nocardioides eburneiflavus.
CGGTAGAGGTGGAGCATGGAGTCGGGGTCGCGCTGCTGCGCCTCGACGGTCAGGTCGGCCCAGTGCGCCGGCTGCGGCAACCAGGGATCGGCGGGGCCCGGCGAGAAGCCGAAGGGGGAACGGTCGCCGCTCCACGGCAGTGGCACCCGGCACCCGTCGCGGCCGCGGTGGCGGCCGCCGGACCGGACGAAGACCGGGTCCTGCAGGAGCGCCTCGGGGATGTCCTCGACCTCCTCGAGGCCGAGCTCCTCACCCTGGTAGAGGTAGGCGCCACCGGGGAGGGCGAGGGTGAGCAGCACGGCAGCTCGTGCGCGTCGCCGGCCCAGGTCGAGGTCGCCGGCGCCGAAGCGGGTGAGGTGCCGGGTCTCGTCGTGGCTCGACATCGCCCACGTCGCCGGCGCGCCGATGGGCTGCAGGGCGGCGAGCGTACGGTCGATGACGTCGCGCAGGTGCTCGGCGTCCCAGGGGGCGTGGACCCAGTCGAAGTTGAACGCGGTCTGGATCTCGTCGGGTCCGAGGTAGCGCGCGAGGCGCTCCGGCCCGTTGACCACCGCCTCGGCGACCAGCACCTGCTCGCCGGGGTGCGCGTCGACCACGCGACGCCAGCGGCGGAAGATGTCGTGCACCGTGTCGACGTCCCAGTGCGGGTTGCCCTCCCAGGTGGCGGTCTCGAAGCGCGTGGGGTCGGGGTAGTCGAAGGGCGGATAGCCGGGCACCTTGGCCATAGCCGGTGCGGCATCCAGGCGGAAGCCGTCGACGCCGCGCTCGAGCCAGAACCGCAGCACGTCGTCGAAGGCCTCGCGCACGCCCTCGTCGTCCCAGTTGAGGTCGGGCTGCTCGGGCGCGAAGAGGTGCAGGTACCACTGCCGGGGCGTACGGCCGTCCTCGACCGGCGACCACGCCGACCCCCCGAACGCGCTGATCCAGTTGTTGGGTGGTTCCACGCCGCCCGGGCCGCTGCCGTCGGCGAAGTGGTAGCGCGCCCGCGCCGGTGATCCCGGCCCGGAGGCGAGCGCGGCACGGAACCACTCGTGCTCGGAGGACGAGTGGTTGGCGACGAGGTCGACGATCACCTTCAGGCCCAGCCGATGGGCCTCGGCGATCATCATGTCGGCGTCCTGGAGCGTGCCGAACCGCGGGTGGATGTCGCAGTAGTCGCTGACGTCGTAGCCGCCGTCGGCCATCGGGGAGGGGTACCACGGAGCGACCCACACGGCGTCGACGCCCAGGTCCGCCAGGTAGGGGAGGCGGGCCGTGATGCCGGGGATGTCCCCCTCACCGTCGCCGTCGGCGTCGGCGAAGCTGCGGGGATAGATCTCGTAGATGACGGCGTCGCGCCACCAGGGCGCGCGGGCGGGAGCCTCGGTCACGAGGATCCTTTCCAGTCGAAGGGATGTGCCTCGGCCGGTGGGCGGCCGGGGGCGTCCCGGCCGACCCACCCAGTGCGGGTCAGCCCTTGACCGCGCCCGCCGTCATGCCGCGGACGAAGAACCGCTGCATGAAGAGGAACACCACGATCGGCAGGACCATCGACAGGAATCCGCCGGCGGTGATCAGGTGCTGGCCGGATCCGGCCTGTCCCATCAGGTTGTTGCGCAGCGCGACGGTGATGGGCGCGTTGCCGCCCGGGCCGACGAAGATCAGCGCCACGAGCAGGTCGTTCCAGACCCACAGGAACTGGAAGATCGCGAACGCGGCCAGGGCCGGAACCGACATCGGCAGCACCAGCCGGAAGAAGGTCTGGAAATGGCTGGCACCGTCGATCTTCGCCGACTCGATCACGCTCTTGGGCAGCGTCGCCATGTAGTTGCGGAGGATGTAGATCGCCAGCGACATCCCGAAGCCGATGTGCGCCAGCCACACGGCTGGGAAGGTGCCGGCGATCTGCAGGTCGCCGTAGATCCGCAGGATTGGCACGAAGGCGATGTAGTTGGGCACCACCAGCAGGCTCACGACGGCCAGGAACAGGAAGTTGCGGCCGGGGAACTCCATGAACGCGAAGGCGTACGCCGCGAACGCTGCGACCAGGATCGGGATGAAGGTCGCCGGCAGCGTGATCGCCAGGCTGTTGACGAACGCCTGGCCGAGGCCGCCCTGGTCGATGGCGGTCTGGTAGTTGTCGAAGGACATCCGGCCCCAGGCCGACGGCGTCCAGAACAGCGTCCACCAGCCGGTCTCGTTGGCGTCGTCCCGGGGGCGGAAGGAGGTGAGGAAGAGCCCGATCACGGGCACGATCCAGAGGAAGCAAAGGACGAACACCACGATCCGGGCGAACCATCCGGCCTTCTGTGGCTGTCCCTCTCGCGAGGAGACGCGCTTGCGGGTCTTCGGGGTGGGCGTGGCCGCCCCCATCGTGGTCTGTGTCTGGGTCATGCCATCGACTCCTCACGACGGAAGTTGCGCACCTGGTACACCATGATCGGGATGGTGGCGAGCATCAGCAGCACGACGATGGCTGCGGCTGCGCCGTTGTTGAAGTTGGTGAAGAGCTGGTTGAAGAACTCGTTGCCGATGACGTTGGTGTTGGCCTGGCCGTTGGTCATCACGTAGACGATGTCGAAGATCTTCATCACGCCGATCAGGGTCGTGACGTAGACGGTGATGACGGTGCCCCAGATCTGCGGGACGACCACCCGGAAGAAGATGGCCCGCTCGTTGGCGCCGTCGATGCGCGCCGCCTCGAGGGTGTCCTCGGGGACGCCCTTGACCGCGGCGGAGAGCAGCACCATCGAGAAGCCGGTCTGGGCCCACAGCAGCATCACCATCAGGAAGAAGCTGTTGAGCCTGAAGTCGCTGACCTGCAACCACGCCACGGGGTCGAAGCCGAGTGCGGTGATGATGGCGTTCTGCAGGCCGATCTGCTCGCGCCCCTCGGGGCGGTAGTTGTAGATCAGGCCCCACACGGTGCCGGCGCCCACGAAGCTGATGGCCATCGGCAGGAAGATGATCGTCTTGGAGGTGTTCTCCCACGTGGGGTTGAGCCGGTCGGCCAGGACGGCCATCGCTAGTCCGAGCACCACGGTCATCGCCGGGACGACGGCCATCCAGAGCAGCGTGTTGAAGAGGGTGTCCTGGAAGTTGCTGCTCTGCAGCAGCCTCGTGTAGTTGTCGAGTCCGACCCACGCGGTGCTCTGCGCGTTGGCGAAGCTGAAGACGATGGTCTGCACGGCCGGATAGACGAGGTAGAAGACCAGGGCTGCGTAGGCGGGGAGGATGTAGAAGTACGGCTTGAGCCGGTGCTCCCACCGCCCGGGCAGCACCTCGGCCAGCTTGTTGAGCAGCCAGTAGAGGATGACGGCGGCGCCGACACCCACACCGACGGTGATCAGGGCGTTGAGGATCTTCAACAGCATGTGTCCTGCTCCTGGATCGGGGGCACGTCCGGGGAACTGCTGGTCCGTACGGGGCGGGGACGACCGGGCGGCTGCGCCGACCGTCCCCGTCCCGTCGGGGAGGCGATCAGCTGGCGGGCCAGCTCTCGTCGATGTTGGTCAGCGTGGTGTCGAGGTCCTGTCGTTCCTGGATCCACGCCGTCATCTCCTTCCAGAAACTGCCGGCCCCGACCTCGCCCGGCATCAGGTCCGAGCCGTCGAAGAGGAACTGGTCGGACTGGTAGGCGACGTCGGCGATCTGCCGGGTCAGGTCGCTCGGGTAGAGCGAGGTGTCGAACTCCGTGTGGGGCGAGATGAAGGAGCTGTTCGGAGCCGCCTCGGTGCCGAGCTCGACGTCGGCCAGGATCTGCATCATCGCGCGTGAGTCCTCGTTGTCGAGCAGCAGCGTGGCCAGGTCGCCGCCGCCCAGCACGGGGGCGTCGGTGCCGGCCTCGGCCGGCGGGAACCCGAAGACGCCGACCCGCTCGTCGACGTTGTCGACGACGTCCTGCGGCATGAAGTCCGCGGAGACGACGAAGTTGCCCTGCTTGAACATCCAGCAGCCCGGGTCGTCCTGCCACATGGTGTCCTCTGCCTCACCGAAGGCCACGCTCGCGATGGAGCCGCGCCCACCGGGCACGCTGCCATCGGCCAGGACGGTCTGCTCCATGTAGTCGGCAGCCTGCCGAACCACCTCGGAGTCGAACTTGACCTCGTTGGCGACCCACTGGTTGTACTCCTCGGGACCGCCGAAGCGCATGATCAGGTCCTCGAACCAGTCGGTCACCGGCCAGCCGGTGGCCGCGCCCGACTCGATGCCGAAGCACCAGGGCGTCTCGCCGTCGCTCTTCATCTGGTCGGTCAGCTCGGCGAGCTCGTCGAGGCTCTCGGGAGCCTTGAAGCCGGCCTCGTCCCACGCCTGCTTGTTGTAGAACACCAGGCTCTTGACGTTCATGCTGATCATCAGGCCGTACTGGGTGCCGTCGATCTGGCCGGCCTCCAACGTGCCGGGCGTCATGTCGGAGAGCGCGTCGGCCGGGACGATGTCATCGGTCAGCTCGACGGCCTTGCCGCGGTCGACGATCTGCTTGATGACGCCGGGCTGGGGGATGACGGCGATGTCCGGCGGGTCGTTGGCCTGGATGCGGGTCAGGATCAGCTGGTTGATGTTGTCGACGCGCTCGATGTTGACCTCGATCCCGGCGGCCTCGGCCTCCTCCTCGATCTTGGCCTTCAGCCCCTCGAAGACGAGCGGGTCGGTCGTGGCGAGGATGTCGACGACGCCGTCGTCGCCACCAGCGCTACCGCCGCCACCTCCTCCGCCGTCGTCGCCGAGGCAGCCGGTCGTGGTCAGTGCCAGCGCGGCCGCGGTCGCGGCGAACGCCGTGCGGCGCCGGGTCGAAGTCATTCGCATGAGGGTGCCTCCTCGGATGGCGGGACCTCTGTCCCGCGCGTCCTGATTGTCGTAGTGTGACGTCCACCACTGCTGAATCGAATCAGCCGCATCATGTTCGGCCCGCGGTCCCGGTGTCAAGCGACAGGAAGGACACGAACAGGTCACGGGTCCCGATCGACAGCGGCAGGCTCTGCCGCGCGCTTCTGGGGCGCGCAACGACGAGAAGAGGGAACGCAGTGGAGACCCGACGCGTGATGCTGGCCGACGTCGCGGCCGAGGCCGGGGTGTCCACCACCACCGCCTCGTACATCCTCAACGGCCGGGCTGCGCAGATGCGGATCGCTCCGGAGACGGACCAGCGGGTGCGTGCTGCCGCCGCCCGGTTGGGCTATCGGCCGAACCGCAGTGCGCGCAGCCTGCGCACCCGTCGTACGGCCACGATCGGGCTGGTCTCGGACCAGATCGCGGGGGAGCAGTACGGCAGCAGCATGCTGACGGGCGCGAGCCTGGCCGCCCGCGAGCTCGACCACGTGGTCGTGATGGGTGAGAGCGGCGGCGACCCCGAGCTCGAGCGGCTGCTGCTGGAGGAGATGCGCGAGCGCGACGTGGACGGGGTCGTGTACGCCACCCGCACCGCGCGCACGATCCACCTGCCCGACGCGCTGCGCGGCGTCCGGTCGGTGCTGCTCAACTGCGAGGCCCGCGACGAGCGGTACGCGGCGGTGCTGCCCGACGACGAGGGTGGAGGCCGTGCGGCCGCGGCCACGCTCGTCGCCGCGGGCGTCTCGGACGTCTGGGTCGTGGGGGAGGACCCCACGCCCGAGGCGACGGCCGGCCCGCGACGGATGGCGGGGATCCGGGCGGGGCTCGCCCAGGCGGGCCTCGACCTCGCGGGGGTGGTCGCCTGTGACTGGTCGGTCACCGAGGGTTTCGCCGCCACCAGCCGATGGTTGGCACGAGGCGTGCGCGCCGAGGGGCTGGTCTGCATGAACGACCGGGTCGCGATGGGCGTCTACCAGGCCCTCGCCGAGGCGGGGCTGCGGGTGCCCGACGACGTGAGCGTCGTGTCCTTCGACGGCTCGGCGATCGCGGGGTGGCTGCGGCCGGTGCTCACCTCCGTCCAGCTGCCCTTCACCGAGCTCGGCGCGCTCGCCGTACGCCGTCTCCTCGACCCCGACGACCACGGCGGCACCGACTCGGTGCCGATGGCGGTGCGCCACGGGGGCTCGGTGCGCACCGCTCGAGGTGGCACCGCGTGAGACGGCGGGCCCGCACCATTGCCCCGGTGGGAGCCGGGCCCTACTGTGACCTCGGGGTCTGTGACCCCGGTCACTTCACTACGGATCGTCCGGCACGTACCTGCCGGTGAAGGAGCAGACAATGGCAACAGTGACGTTCGAGAAGGCGCAGCGGTGGTATCCCGGCGCCGACGAGCCGGCCGTGCCCGGCATCGACCTCGAGATCAAGGACGGCGAGTTCATGGTGCTCGTCGGGCCCTCGGGCTGCGGCAAGTCCACCACCCTGCGCATGCTCGCAGGGCTCGAGGAGGTCAACGACGGGAAGATCTACATCGGTGACCGCGACGTGACCAACGTCCCGCCCAAGGACCGCGACATCGCGATGGTGTTCCAGAACTACGCGCTCTATCCGCACATGTCGGTCGAGGAGAACATGGCGTTCTCGCTCAAGATGGCCAAGGTGCCCGCGGCCGAGCGCAAGGAGCGCGTCGCCAAGGCGGCGGAGATCCTGCAGCTCACCGAGTACCTCGAGCGCAAGCCCAAGGCGCTCTCGGGCGGCCAGCGCCAGCGCGTCGCCATGGGTCGCGCGATCGTCCGGGCGCCGCAGGTGTTCTGCATGGACGAGCCGCTGTCCAACCTCGACGCCAAGATGCGCGTCGCGACCCGGACCGACATCGCCCGGCTCCAGCAGGACCTCGGCGTCACCACCGTCTACGTCACCCACGACCAGGTCGAGGCGATGACGATGGGCGACCGGGTGGCCGTGATGAAGCTCGGCGTGCTGCAGCAGGTCGACACGCCGTTGAAGCTCTACGACAAGCCCGCCAACCTCTTCGTCGCCGGGTTCATCGGCTCGCCGCAGATGAACCTGCTCGAGGGCGTGGCTGCCGAGGACGGCACCGTCAAGGTCGGGGGCTACAAGGTTCCCGTCGACCCGACCGCCGAGCGCAAGATGTCGGGCAAGATCACCGTCGGCGTACGTCCCGAGAACTGGCGGCTCGTGACCGCCGAGGAGGGTGGCCTCCCGGTGAAGGTGACGGTGGTGGAGGAGCTCGGTGCCGACAGCTTCGTCTACGGCACCTGCGACGTCGAGGGCGTGCCGTCCAACGTCATCGTGCGCATCTCCGGCCGGCACCACCCGCACAAGGGCGAGACGCTCTACGTCACGACCGACCCCGAGCACGTGCACGTGTTCGACACCGAGTCGGGGGAGCGCCTCTCCGAGTGACCGGCTCGTCCTCGGTGGTCGAGCAGCCGAGCCGGGCTGATCGACCACCGCGGGCGACCGGTGGCTCCGCTTCGCCATACTGGGGCCCGTGACCGCGACCGACACCAGCTTCGAGGACCGCCTCGCCGCCCTCGAGCCAGACCTCCTCGACACCCTGAGGCGGGTCTACGGACCCGAGGCGGCGCCCGTGGTCGCACGTACGCTCACCGGGATCGCACGTGCCGCCCACGACGCGCGGCCCGCCGACCTGCGCGAGCTCGACGCGCGGCGGCTGCGCGAGCCGGACTGGTTCCAGCGGCCCTCGATGGTGGGCTACGCGGCGTACGCCGACCGGTTCGCCGGGACGCTGCGTGGCGTCGGCGAGCGGGCGCCGTACCTCCGTGACCTCGGGGTCGGCTACCTGCACCTGATGCCGTTGCTGACGCCGCGCCCGGCACCCAACGACGGCGGCTACGCCGTGATGGACTACCGCTCCGTCCGCCCCGACCTCGGTACGCTCGAGGACCTGCGCGAGCTGACGACGACGTTGCGCGCCGACGGGATCAGCCTGTGCCTCGACCTGGTGCTCAACCACGTCGCGCGCGAGCACGAGTGGGCCGCCGCGGCCCGGGCCGGCGACCCCGACAAGCGGGCGTACTTCCACGTCCACCCCGACCGGGAGGTGCCGGACGCGTACGAGGCGTCGCTGCCGGAGGTGTTCCCCGACTTCGCGCCCGGCAACTTCACCTGGGACGACGACCTGGCCGGCTGGGTGTGGACGACCTTCAACGACTACCAGTGGGACCTCGACTGGTCGAACCCCGCGGTGCTGTGCGAGTTCGCCGACATCATCCTGTCGCTGGCCAACCTGGGCGTGGAGGTGTTCCGGCTCGACGCGATCGCCTTCATCTGGAAGCGCCTCGGCACCAGCTGCCAGAACCAACCGGAGGTGCACGACCTCACCCGCGCCCTGCGCGCCGT
It contains:
- a CDS encoding glycoside hydrolase family 13 protein; amino-acid sequence: MTEAPARAPWWRDAVIYEIYPRSFADADGDGEGDIPGITARLPYLADLGVDAVWVAPWYPSPMADGGYDVSDYCDIHPRFGTLQDADMMIAEAHRLGLKVIVDLVANHSSSEHEWFRAALASGPGSPARARYHFADGSGPGGVEPPNNWISAFGGSAWSPVEDGRTPRQWYLHLFAPEQPDLNWDDEGVREAFDDVLRFWLERGVDGFRLDAAPAMAKVPGYPPFDYPDPTRFETATWEGNPHWDVDTVHDIFRRWRRVVDAHPGEQVLVAEAVVNGPERLARYLGPDEIQTAFNFDWVHAPWDAEHLRDVIDRTLAALQPIGAPATWAMSSHDETRHLTRFGAGDLDLGRRRARAAVLLTLALPGGAYLYQGEELGLEEVEDIPEALLQDPVFVRSGGRHRGRDGCRVPLPWSGDRSPFGFSPGPADPWLPQPAHWADLTVEAQQRDPDSMLHLYRTALRLRSEVHDLRAPGLHWLPARDGVLRFRRGDRFECLANLGDAAVPLPEGVVLSSRDGQVVEPDTTVWVVHP
- a CDS encoding carbohydrate ABC transporter permease, which gives rise to MTQTQTTMGAATPTPKTRKRVSSREGQPQKAGWFARIVVFVLCFLWIVPVIGLFLTSFRPRDDANETGWWTLFWTPSAWGRMSFDNYQTAIDQGGLGQAFVNSLAITLPATFIPILVAAFAAYAFAFMEFPGRNFLFLAVVSLLVVPNYIAFVPILRIYGDLQIAGTFPAVWLAHIGFGMSLAIYILRNYMATLPKSVIESAKIDGASHFQTFFRLVLPMSVPALAAFAIFQFLWVWNDLLVALIFVGPGGNAPITVALRNNLMGQAGSGQHLITAGGFLSMVLPIVVFLFMQRFFVRGMTAGAVKG
- a CDS encoding carbohydrate ABC transporter permease — protein: MLLKILNALITVGVGVGAAVILYWLLNKLAEVLPGRWEHRLKPYFYILPAYAALVFYLVYPAVQTIVFSFANAQSTAWVGLDNYTRLLQSSNFQDTLFNTLLWMAVVPAMTVVLGLAMAVLADRLNPTWENTSKTIIFLPMAISFVGAGTVWGLIYNYRPEGREQIGLQNAIITALGFDPVAWLQVSDFRLNSFFLMVMLLWAQTGFSMVLLSAAVKGVPEDTLEAARIDGANERAIFFRVVVPQIWGTVITVYVTTLIGVMKIFDIVYVMTNGQANTNVIGNEFFNQLFTNFNNGAAAAIVVLLMLATIPIMVYQVRNFRREESMA
- a CDS encoding ABC transporter substrate-binding protein, encoding MTSTRRRTAFAATAAALALTTTGCLGDDGGGGGGGSAGGDDGVVDILATTDPLVFEGLKAKIEEEAEAAGIEVNIERVDNINQLILTRIQANDPPDIAVIPQPGVIKQIVDRGKAVELTDDIVPADALSDMTPGTLEAGQIDGTQYGLMISMNVKSLVFYNKQAWDEAGFKAPESLDELAELTDQMKSDGETPWCFGIESGAATGWPVTDWFEDLIMRFGGPEEYNQWVANEVKFDSEVVRQAADYMEQTVLADGSVPGGRGSIASVAFGEAEDTMWQDDPGCWMFKQGNFVVSADFMPQDVVDNVDERVGVFGFPPAEAGTDAPVLGGGDLATLLLDNEDSRAMMQILADVELGTEAAPNSSFISPHTEFDTSLYPSDLTRQIADVAYQSDQFLFDGSDLMPGEVGAGSFWKEMTAWIQERQDLDTTLTNIDESWPAS
- a CDS encoding LacI family DNA-binding transcriptional regulator, with translation METRRVMLADVAAEAGVSTTTASYILNGRAAQMRIAPETDQRVRAAAARLGYRPNRSARSLRTRRTATIGLVSDQIAGEQYGSSMLTGASLAARELDHVVVMGESGGDPELERLLLEEMRERDVDGVVYATRTARTIHLPDALRGVRSVLLNCEARDERYAAVLPDDEGGGRAAAATLVAAGVSDVWVVGEDPTPEATAGPRRMAGIRAGLAQAGLDLAGVVACDWSVTEGFAATSRWLARGVRAEGLVCMNDRVAMGVYQALAEAGLRVPDDVSVVSFDGSAIAGWLRPVLTSVQLPFTELGALAVRRLLDPDDHGGTDSVPMAVRHGGSVRTARGGTA
- a CDS encoding ABC transporter ATP-binding protein, with protein sequence MATVTFEKAQRWYPGADEPAVPGIDLEIKDGEFMVLVGPSGCGKSTTLRMLAGLEEVNDGKIYIGDRDVTNVPPKDRDIAMVFQNYALYPHMSVEENMAFSLKMAKVPAAERKERVAKAAEILQLTEYLERKPKALSGGQRQRVAMGRAIVRAPQVFCMDEPLSNLDAKMRVATRTDIARLQQDLGVTTVYVTHDQVEAMTMGDRVAVMKLGVLQQVDTPLKLYDKPANLFVAGFIGSPQMNLLEGVAAEDGTVKVGGYKVPVDPTAERKMSGKITVGVRPENWRLVTAEEGGLPVKVTVVEELGADSFVYGTCDVEGVPSNVIVRISGRHHPHKGETLYVTTDPEHVHVFDTESGERLSE